A genomic segment from Necator americanus strain Aroian chromosome III, whole genome shotgun sequence encodes:
- a CDS encoding hypothetical protein (NECATOR_CHRIII.G11406.T1), whose product MADDDWPSQRFRDHVINRLEPELARNRQNAPNLPVPGDARQVEEYVFQKCLSKDEYMRTIAKVINAINCNSKSAAVPSVLQPSFHSPPCSAPNVNNTASVNSTTSYRTSVPPDPQPTQTRNQSQPTPSSGSQQVPIQQQQPGPVMANQQAFPSPDHPRGPPPSYGAPPLGQPPPQMQPSGAQPVPQQQMMPQGGCPPYQMMSPQQSQQQQQQQLPPYDARMQKQPKQEPMSRSWDAQGMHYPPQQQQWGQHPGYSQPPQQQQMPTQHNQQPQQGQQPPVSGQSTVLEALINQPQYPSTPHQMPRHPQMMMSGPNTQMGGGGHMGGPMDAQHDQQQIYNQKLRMLRPYCENLKLRAQQCRMEGNMEAAQKLETMLGVLEGRRVVSLEYLLNLENWIHKKADFLAATTHNPHAAAMQNGHMGMAGQGMVDGINAVLNASSDHHPNPMYGTQSGYGPPSIHQGNYPPMHPQQMWPPPPHLQQQGMMIGPPMSQSQGGGPMQSYRESPVEHHRPYPAMRPQMRPPPVVQSMQPQAVDSLRMGSGSAMEPLLNPPPSSTSIPPRQTTSITTTPVMAGSGGGGNGSTGSAGSAEQPGVDDLYNMDDFLPTPMEAVGNVQGNGTKLSLPDAARRELSQLSDRFEFDNNPESHHDPHCALVKCKIKGQQVPALRLVIPLSYPAASVTVDRAAIDLDAFFYDDLQNVVHERLARPGLHSITEFLNTWETTVRQYTSNQNNTNTTISPFDELFQNYDNIIT is encoded by the exons ATGGCGGACGATGATTGGCCGTCTCAAAGATTTCGTGACCACGTCATCAATCGATT AGAGCCCGAGTTGGCTCGCAATCGACAGAATGCGCCAAATTTACCAGTTCCTGGAGATGCTCGTCAAGTAGAAGAATACGTGTTCCAGAAGTGCCTTAGTAAGGACGAGTACATGCGTACTATTGCAAAG GTGATCAATGCGATCAACTGCAACTCAAAGTCTGCTGCAGTGCCGTCGGTACTTCAACCATCGTTCCACAGCCCTCCATGTTCGGCACCGAATGTAAATAATACAGCCAGTGTGAATTCCACAACCTCATATCGAACGTCGGTGCCACCGGATCCTCAGCCTACGCAA ACTCGGAATCAAAGCCAGCCAACACCTTCATCGGGCTCGCAACAAGTTCCtattcaacaacaacagccaGGACCAGTGATGGCAAATCAACAAGCATTTCCCTCACCTGATCATCCCAGAGGTCCTCCTCCGTCCTATGGTGCACCTCCACTCGGTCAACCGCCTCCGCAGATGCAACCTTCTGGGGCTCAGCCAGTTCCACAGCAACAG ATGATGCCACAGGGTGGATGCCCTCCATATCAGATGATGTCTCCTCAGCAGtcgcaacaacaacaacaacaacagttaCCCCCATATGACGCGCGAATGCAGAAGCAACCGAAACAA GAGCCAATGTCTCGGAGTTGGGACGCGCAAGGAATGCACTATCCACCGCAGCAACAACAGTGGGGTCAACATCCCGGTTATTCTCAACCTCCTCAACAACAGCAG ATGCCCACACAACATAATCAACAACCACAACAAGGACAACAGCCACCTGTAAGTGGACAGTCCACAGTTCTTGAGGCACTTATCAATCAGCCACAGTATCCTTCAACTCCGCATCAG ATGCCTCGCCATCCTCAAATGATGATGTCCGGACCGAATACACAGATGGGAGGTGGAGGACATATGGGAGGTCCTATGGATGCACAACATGACCAGCAACAGATTTATAATCAAAAATTACGAATGTTGAGACCATACTGTGAAAATCTGAA ATTGCGAGCGCAGCAGTGCCGCATGGAAGGAAATATGGAAGCTGCGCAAAAGCTGGAAACGATGCTGGGAGTATTAGAAGGACGTCGCGTTGTCAGCTTGGAATATCTTTTGAATCTGGAGAATTGGATACACAAAAAAGCTGATTTCTTG GCGGCCACCACACACAATCCTCACGCTGCTGCCATGCAAAACGGCCATATGGGAATGGCAGGACAAGGAATGGTGGACGGTATAAATGCTGTTTTGAACGCGTCGTCCGATCATCATCCGAATCCTATGTATGGAACCCAAAGTGGATATGGCCCACCTTCAATTCATCAGGGAAACTATCCTCCGATGCATCCGCAACAAATGTGGCCACCTCCACCACACTTACAACAGCAAG GCATGATGATCGGCCCTCCAATGAGCCAGTCGCAAGGTGGTGGTCCAATGCAATCCTACAGGGAATCTCCAGTGGAACACCATCGTCCATATCCGGCCATGCGACCTCAAATGCGGCCGCCTCCAGTTGTTCAGTCAATGCAACCACAAGCTGTTGATTCGTTACGAATGGGAAGTGGTTCTGCGATGGAACCCCTTCTCAATCCACCTCCATCTTCAACGTCAATACCGCCTC GTCAAACTACATCGATAACCACAACTCCCGTAATGGCCGGCTCTGGCGGAGGCGGAAATGGCAGTACTGGAAGTGCAGGTTCTGCCGAACAGCCTGGCGTGGATGATTTATACAACATGGACGATTTCTTACCCACACCTATGGAGGCTGTTGGAAATGTGCAAGGAAATGGG accAAACTATCGTTACCCGATGCTGCCAGACGTGAACTCTCACAATTGTCAGATAGATTCGAGTTTGACAACAATCCCGAGTCTCATCATGATCCTCATTGCGCCCTCGTCAAATGTAAAATCA AGGGCCAACAAGTGCCTGCTCTTCGTTTGGTCATTCCGTTGTCGTACCCTGCCGCCTCTGTCACTGTAGATCGAGCAGCTATCGATCTAG ATGCGTTTTTCTACGATGATCTGCAAAATGTAGTTCATGAACGACTTGCACGCCCTGGATTACATTCAATAACTGAATTCCTCAATACTTGG gaGACCACCGTAAGGCAGTATACGTCGAACCAAAACAACACGAACACAACGATCTCGCCTTTCGACGAACTCTTCCAAAATTATGATAACATCATCACCTGA
- a CDS encoding hypothetical protein (NECATOR_CHRIII.G11406.T2), with the protein MADDDWPSQRFRDHVINRLEPELARNRQNAPNLPVPGDARQVEEYVFQKCLSKDEYMRTIAKVINAINCNSKSAAVPSVLQPSFHSPPCSAPNVNNTASVNSTTSYRTSVPPDPQPTQTRNQSQPTPSSGSQQVPIQQQQPGPVMANQQAFPSPDHPRGPPPSYGAPPLGQPPPQMQPSGAQPVPQQQMMPQGGCPPYQMMSPQQSQQQQQQQLPPYDARMQKQPKQEPMSRSWDAQGMHYPPQQQQWGQHPGYSQPPQQQQMPTQHNQQPQQGQQPPVSGQSTVLEALINQPQYPSTPHQMPRHPQMMMSGPNTQMGGGGHMGGPMDAQHDQQQIYNQKLRMLRPYCENLKLRAQQCRMEGNMEAAQKLETMLGVLEGRRVVSLEYLLNLENWIHKKADFLAATTHNPHAAAMQNGHMGMAGQGMVDGINAVLNASSDHHPNPMYGTQSGYGPPSIHQGNYPPMHPQQMWPPPPHLQQQGMMIGPPMSQSQGGGPMQSYRESPVEHHRPYPAMRPQMRPPPVVQSMQPQAVDSLRMGSGSAMEPLLNPPPSSTSIPPLPCHSLSGLVTLPPCSGQTTSITTTPVMAGSGGGGNGSTGSAGSAEQPGVDDLYNMDDFLPTPMEAVGNVQGNGTKLSLPDAARRELSQLSDRFEFDNNPESHHDPHCALVKCKIKGQQVPALRLVIPLSYPAASVTVDRAAIDLDAFFYDDLQNVVHERLARPGLHSITEFLNTWETTVRQYTSNQNNTNTTISPFDELFQNYDNIIT; encoded by the exons ATGGCGGACGATGATTGGCCGTCTCAAAGATTTCGTGACCACGTCATCAATCGATT AGAGCCCGAGTTGGCTCGCAATCGACAGAATGCGCCAAATTTACCAGTTCCTGGAGATGCTCGTCAAGTAGAAGAATACGTGTTCCAGAAGTGCCTTAGTAAGGACGAGTACATGCGTACTATTGCAAAG GTGATCAATGCGATCAACTGCAACTCAAAGTCTGCTGCAGTGCCGTCGGTACTTCAACCATCGTTCCACAGCCCTCCATGTTCGGCACCGAATGTAAATAATACAGCCAGTGTGAATTCCACAACCTCATATCGAACGTCGGTGCCACCGGATCCTCAGCCTACGCAA ACTCGGAATCAAAGCCAGCCAACACCTTCATCGGGCTCGCAACAAGTTCCtattcaacaacaacagccaGGACCAGTGATGGCAAATCAACAAGCATTTCCCTCACCTGATCATCCCAGAGGTCCTCCTCCGTCCTATGGTGCACCTCCACTCGGTCAACCGCCTCCGCAGATGCAACCTTCTGGGGCTCAGCCAGTTCCACAGCAACAG ATGATGCCACAGGGTGGATGCCCTCCATATCAGATGATGTCTCCTCAGCAGtcgcaacaacaacaacaacaacagttaCCCCCATATGACGCGCGAATGCAGAAGCAACCGAAACAA GAGCCAATGTCTCGGAGTTGGGACGCGCAAGGAATGCACTATCCACCGCAGCAACAACAGTGGGGTCAACATCCCGGTTATTCTCAACCTCCTCAACAACAGCAG ATGCCCACACAACATAATCAACAACCACAACAAGGACAACAGCCACCTGTAAGTGGACAGTCCACAGTTCTTGAGGCACTTATCAATCAGCCACAGTATCCTTCAACTCCGCATCAG ATGCCTCGCCATCCTCAAATGATGATGTCCGGACCGAATACACAGATGGGAGGTGGAGGACATATGGGAGGTCCTATGGATGCACAACATGACCAGCAACAGATTTATAATCAAAAATTACGAATGTTGAGACCATACTGTGAAAATCTGAA ATTGCGAGCGCAGCAGTGCCGCATGGAAGGAAATATGGAAGCTGCGCAAAAGCTGGAAACGATGCTGGGAGTATTAGAAGGACGTCGCGTTGTCAGCTTGGAATATCTTTTGAATCTGGAGAATTGGATACACAAAAAAGCTGATTTCTTG GCGGCCACCACACACAATCCTCACGCTGCTGCCATGCAAAACGGCCATATGGGAATGGCAGGACAAGGAATGGTGGACGGTATAAATGCTGTTTTGAACGCGTCGTCCGATCATCATCCGAATCCTATGTATGGAACCCAAAGTGGATATGGCCCACCTTCAATTCATCAGGGAAACTATCCTCCGATGCATCCGCAACAAATGTGGCCACCTCCACCACACTTACAACAGCAAG GCATGATGATCGGCCCTCCAATGAGCCAGTCGCAAGGTGGTGGTCCAATGCAATCCTACAGGGAATCTCCAGTGGAACACCATCGTCCATATCCGGCCATGCGACCTCAAATGCGGCCGCCTCCAGTTGTTCAGTCAATGCAACCACAAGCTGTTGATTCGTTACGAATGGGAAGTGGTTCTGCGATGGAACCCCTTCTCAATCCACCTCCATCTTCAACGTCAATACCGCCTC TGCCATGTCACTCGCTGAGTGGACTAGTTACATTGCCGCCTTGCTCAGGTCAAACTACATCGATAACCACAACTCCCGTAATGGCCGGCTCTGGCGGAGGCGGAAATGGCAGTACTGGAAGTGCAGGTTCTGCCGAACAGCCTGGCGTGGATGATTTATACAACATGGACGATTTCTTACCCACACCTATGGAGGCTGTTGGAAATGTGCAAGGAAATGGG accAAACTATCGTTACCCGATGCTGCCAGACGTGAACTCTCACAATTGTCAGATAGATTCGAGTTTGACAACAATCCCGAGTCTCATCATGATCCTCATTGCGCCCTCGTCAAATGTAAAATCA AGGGCCAACAAGTGCCTGCTCTTCGTTTGGTCATTCCGTTGTCGTACCCTGCCGCCTCTGTCACTGTAGATCGAGCAGCTATCGATCTAG ATGCGTTTTTCTACGATGATCTGCAAAATGTAGTTCATGAACGACTTGCACGCCCTGGATTACATTCAATAACTGAATTCCTCAATACTTGG gaGACCACCGTAAGGCAGTATACGTCGAACCAAAACAACACGAACACAACGATCTCGCCTTTCGACGAACTCTTCCAAAATTATGATAACATCATCACCTGA